A genomic stretch from Microbacterium proteolyticum includes:
- a CDS encoding GntR family transcriptional regulator, translating to MRASDRAYATLLDEIQSGALPPGAVLGEVEQSTRLGVSRTPLREALRRLASDGLVAQASPRVTVVAGIDADDIRALFELRRALETEAARLAAHRGDRRVFRALAVELADVDTADTDAYYALIARFDAAVDAAVDNPYLSAALRSVRTHLVRVRRMARFNPLRLSASAGEHGLIARAIGAGDPELAAHATHVHLHNALTTILEALTEDPS from the coding sequence ATGCGAGCGAGTGACCGCGCGTATGCGACGCTTCTCGACGAGATCCAGTCCGGCGCACTGCCCCCCGGCGCCGTTCTCGGCGAGGTCGAGCAATCGACGCGCCTCGGGGTGAGCCGCACGCCTCTGCGCGAGGCGCTTCGTCGTCTGGCATCCGATGGCCTCGTCGCCCAGGCCTCGCCTCGCGTGACCGTCGTGGCCGGGATCGACGCCGACGACATCCGTGCGCTGTTCGAGCTGCGTCGGGCGCTCGAGACCGAGGCCGCCCGGCTCGCCGCGCACCGCGGCGACCGTCGCGTCTTCCGCGCGCTCGCCGTGGAGTTGGCCGATGTCGACACCGCCGACACCGACGCGTACTACGCCCTCATCGCGCGCTTCGACGCGGCGGTCGACGCCGCCGTCGACAACCCGTATCTCTCCGCTGCCCTGCGCAGCGTCCGCACGCATCTCGTGCGCGTGCGCCGCATGGCCCGCTTCAACCCCCTTCGCCTGTCGGCCTCGGCCGGGGAGCATGGATTGATCGCGCGAGCGATCGGTGCCGGCGACCCCGAACTCGCCGCGCACGCCACCCATGTGCACCTGCACAACGCCCTGACCACCATCCTCGAAGCCCTGACGGAGGACCCCTCATGA
- a CDS encoding MmgE/PrpD family protein, translating into MTITHHVRVHRSDENLAREGQLAWALARVAVDPVGVDDDVVDMIVNRLIDNAAVAAASLTRQPVSAARQQALDHPVSIGGSGATVFGCLLERRTSPEWAAWANGVAVRELDYHDTFLAADYSHPGDNIPPVLAVAQHTGRDGAALVRALATAYEIQIDLVRAISLHKHKIDHVAHLGPAAAAGIGTLLDLDQETIYQAIGQALHTTTATRQSRKGEISTWKAHAPAFAGKMAIEAVDRAMRGETSPSPIYEGEDGVIAWLLDGRDASYDVPLPGDGESKRGILDSYTKEHSAEYQAQAWIDLARRLGTERPDLRDPANVASIVLHTSHHTHYVIGSGANDPQKYDPTASRETLDHSIPYIFAVALQDGAWHHVDSYAPERAGRDDTVALWHKVTTAEDAEWTRRYHSEDPNEKAFGGRVVITLADGSTVEDEIAVADAHPLGARPFAREDYIRKFRTLAEPVLLPEEIERFLELVQRLPELTPAEVMQLTIVAKPGVLALAPAPKGLF; encoded by the coding sequence ATGACGATCACCCACCACGTGCGCGTGCACCGCAGCGACGAGAACCTCGCCCGCGAGGGGCAGCTCGCCTGGGCCCTCGCCCGCGTCGCGGTCGACCCGGTGGGCGTCGACGACGACGTGGTCGACATGATCGTCAACCGCCTCATCGACAACGCCGCCGTCGCCGCAGCCTCGCTCACGCGCCAGCCCGTGAGTGCCGCACGTCAGCAGGCCCTCGACCACCCCGTGTCGATCGGCGGCTCGGGTGCGACGGTCTTCGGATGCCTCCTCGAGCGGCGCACGAGCCCCGAGTGGGCCGCGTGGGCCAACGGTGTCGCCGTGCGCGAGCTCGACTACCACGACACCTTCCTCGCCGCCGATTACTCGCACCCGGGAGACAACATCCCGCCCGTGCTCGCCGTCGCCCAGCACACCGGCCGTGACGGCGCCGCGCTGGTGCGGGCACTTGCCACGGCGTACGAGATCCAGATCGACCTCGTGCGGGCGATCAGCCTGCACAAGCACAAGATCGACCACGTCGCCCACCTCGGCCCCGCCGCGGCCGCCGGTATCGGCACCCTGCTCGATCTCGACCAGGAGACGATCTACCAGGCCATCGGTCAGGCCCTTCACACCACCACCGCCACGCGCCAATCGCGCAAGGGCGAGATCTCCACGTGGAAGGCGCACGCCCCCGCCTTCGCGGGCAAGATGGCGATCGAGGCCGTCGACCGCGCGATGCGCGGCGAGACCAGCCCCTCGCCGATCTACGAGGGTGAGGACGGCGTGATCGCCTGGCTGCTCGACGGCCGCGACGCCTCGTACGACGTGCCGCTGCCCGGCGACGGCGAGAGCAAGCGCGGCATCCTCGATTCGTACACGAAGGAGCACTCGGCCGAGTATCAGGCGCAGGCGTGGATCGACCTCGCCCGTCGCCTCGGCACGGAGCGCCCCGACCTGCGCGACCCGGCGAACGTGGCATCCATCGTCCTGCACACGAGCCACCACACGCACTACGTGATCGGCTCGGGCGCCAACGACCCGCAGAAGTACGACCCCACCGCCTCGCGCGAGACGCTCGACCACTCGATCCCGTACATCTTCGCCGTCGCGCTGCAGGACGGCGCCTGGCACCACGTCGACTCGTACGCCCCGGAGCGCGCGGGTCGCGACGACACCGTCGCCTTGTGGCACAAGGTCACCACGGCGGAGGATGCCGAATGGACGCGCCGCTACCACTCCGAGGACCCGAACGAGAAGGCGTTCGGCGGCCGCGTCGTGATCACCCTCGCCGACGGATCGACGGTGGAGGACGAGATCGCCGTCGCCGACGCCCACCCGCTCGGCGCCCGGCCGTTCGCGCGGGAGGACTACATCCGCAAGTTCCGTACGCTCGCCGAACCCGTGCTGCTGCCCGAGGAGATCGAGCGCTTCCTCGAGCTCGTGCAGCGCCTGCCCGAGCTGACGCCCGCCGAGGTCATGCAGCTGACGATCGTCGCGAAGCCCGGCGTGCTGGCGCTGGCGCCGGCGCCGAAGGGGCTGTTCTGA
- the prpB gene encoding methylisocitrate lyase gives MLYAQTPAADKRRTLREKLASGELVQMPGAFNPLSARLIERKGFDGVYISGAVIAADLGLPDIGLTTLTEVAGRGQQIARMTELPAIIDADTGFGEPMNVARTIQTLEDAGLAGAHIEDQVNPKRCGHLDGKTVVDADTAVKRIRAAVDGRRDPNFLVMARTDVRAVEGLDAAIDRAKALVDAGADAIFPEAMRDLGEFEAMREALDVPILANMTEFGKSELFSTAQLRDAGVNLVIWPVSLLRLAMGAAGRGLDALASEGHLRDQLGDMQHRADLYDLVDYEGYTRFDADVFDFTVER, from the coding sequence ATGCTGTACGCCCAGACCCCCGCGGCCGACAAGCGCCGCACGCTGCGCGAGAAGCTGGCATCCGGGGAGCTCGTGCAGATGCCGGGAGCGTTCAACCCGTTGTCGGCCCGGCTCATCGAGCGGAAGGGGTTCGACGGCGTCTACATCTCGGGCGCGGTGATCGCCGCCGACCTGGGCCTGCCCGACATCGGCCTCACGACCCTCACCGAGGTCGCCGGGCGCGGCCAGCAGATCGCCCGCATGACGGAGCTGCCGGCGATCATCGACGCCGACACCGGGTTCGGCGAGCCGATGAACGTCGCCCGCACGATCCAGACCCTCGAAGACGCGGGCCTCGCCGGAGCGCACATCGAGGACCAGGTCAATCCGAAGCGCTGCGGCCATCTCGACGGCAAGACCGTGGTGGATGCCGACACCGCCGTCAAGCGCATCCGCGCGGCCGTGGATGGCCGGCGCGATCCGAACTTCCTCGTCATGGCCCGCACGGACGTGCGGGCGGTGGAGGGACTGGATGCCGCGATCGACCGCGCGAAGGCCCTGGTCGACGCCGGTGCCGACGCGATCTTCCCCGAGGCGATGCGCGACCTCGGCGAGTTCGAGGCGATGCGCGAGGCGCTCGACGTGCCGATCCTGGCGAACATGACCGAGTTCGGCAAGAGTGAGCTGTTCTCCACCGCGCAGCTGCGCGACGCGGGCGTGAACCTGGTGATCTGGCCGGTGTCGCTGCTGCGGCTGGCGATGGGCGCGGCCGGCCGCGGCCTGGACGCCCTGGCATCCGAGGGCCACCTGCGCGACCAGCTCGGCGACATGCAGCACCGCGCCGACCTTTACGACCTCGTCGACTACGAGGGCTACACCCGCTTCGACGCCGACGTGTTCGACTTCACCGTGGAACGCTGA
- a CDS encoding citrate/2-methylcitrate synthase, translating to MTDIKKGLAGVTVDETAISKVNPETNSLLYRGYPVQELAATQPFEAVAYLLWNGELPDAEQLAALRSVEREHRALPDDVRAAIDLLPTSAHPMDEVRTAVSVIGARETAGISNVMDAVGTPEQNLERSIRLWAQLPAVVAYGQRRRRGQELIAPRDDLDYAANFLWMTFGEEICARAQVAEPVEAAGTGSVPDPSTSSGSSGAMEVAEPVEAGGTGSGPDPSTGSGPSGALEVAEPVEAAGTGSVPDPSTGSGSSGLGSGSSAGAPDPVVVDAFNRSMILYAEHSFNASTFTARVIASTLSDLYSAVVGAIGALKGPLHGGANEAVLHVFDEVGTADNVVPWLDAALADKRKIMGFGHRVYKRGDSRVPTMKAALDTLVAHYDRPGVAALYDALESEFVSRKGIYPNLDYPSGPAYALMGFDTLTFTPLFVAARVTGWTAHIREQQAANALIRPLSEYVGHDERHVEGYVPDATEREALDRPEEAAS from the coding sequence ATGACCGACATCAAGAAGGGCCTCGCGGGCGTGACGGTCGATGAGACCGCGATCAGCAAGGTGAACCCCGAGACCAACAGCCTGCTTTACCGCGGCTACCCCGTGCAGGAGCTCGCCGCCACGCAGCCCTTCGAGGCGGTGGCGTATCTGCTGTGGAACGGCGAGCTTCCGGATGCCGAGCAGCTCGCCGCCCTGCGAAGCGTCGAGCGCGAGCACCGGGCGCTGCCCGACGACGTCCGCGCCGCGATCGACCTGCTGCCGACGTCCGCGCACCCCATGGACGAGGTGCGCACCGCCGTGAGCGTCATCGGCGCGCGCGAGACCGCGGGGATCTCGAACGTGATGGATGCCGTCGGCACCCCCGAGCAGAACCTCGAGCGCAGCATCCGCCTGTGGGCGCAGCTGCCCGCCGTGGTCGCGTACGGCCAGCGCCGCCGCCGCGGCCAGGAGCTCATCGCTCCCCGCGACGACCTCGACTACGCGGCGAACTTCCTCTGGATGACGTTCGGCGAGGAGATCTGCGCGCGGGCCCAGGTGGCTGAGCCTGTCGAAGCCGCCGGAACGGGATCGGTGCCGGACCCTTCGACAAGCTCAGGGTCCTCGGGCGCCATGGAGGTGGCTGAGCCTGTCGAAGCCGGCGGAACGGGATCGGGGCCGGACCCTTCGACGGGCTCAGGGCCCTCGGGCGCGTTGGAGGTGGCTGAGCCTGTCGAAGCCGCCGGAACGGGATCGGTGCCGGACCCTTCGACAGGCTCAGGGTCCTCGGGCCTGGGCTCAGGGTCCTCGGCGGGCGCTCCCGACCCGGTCGTCGTCGACGCCTTCAACCGATCGATGATCCTCTACGCGGAGCACTCGTTCAACGCCTCGACCTTCACCGCGCGCGTGATCGCGTCGACCCTCAGCGACCTGTACTCCGCGGTCGTCGGCGCCATCGGCGCGCTCAAGGGGCCACTGCACGGCGGCGCGAACGAGGCCGTGCTGCACGTGTTCGACGAGGTCGGCACCGCCGACAACGTCGTGCCGTGGCTCGACGCCGCCCTCGCCGACAAGCGCAAGATCATGGGCTTCGGCCACCGTGTGTACAAACGCGGCGACTCGCGCGTGCCCACGATGAAGGCCGCCCTCGACACGCTCGTCGCGCACTACGACCGCCCCGGCGTCGCCGCACTGTACGACGCACTCGAGAGCGAGTTCGTCTCGCGCAAGGGCATCTACCCCAACCTCGACTACCCGTCCGGTCCGGCCTACGCGCTGATGGGCTTCGATACCCTCACCTTCACGCCGCTCTTCGTCGCCGCCCGCGTGACCGGCTGGACGGCGCACATCCGCGAGCAGCAGGCCGCGAACGCGCTCATCCGCCCGCTGTCGGAGTACGTCGGGCACGACGAGCGGCATGTCGAGGGATACGTTCCGGATGCCACCGAGCGCGAAGCCCTGGACCGACCCGAGGAGGCGGCGAGCTGA
- a CDS encoding thiolase family protein, whose amino-acid sequence MAEPRIVIVSGARTPIGSFGGSLSGVDAYELGAVAVEAALARAGVSQDDVDEVVMGCIAQNGPDAYNARRVALAAGLPTRVPAFTVNRLCGSGLQAIWSAAQELRWGGIDVAVAGGDESMSRTPFLDYGARGGFDELSRRRLGDRTLLDGTLAILTDPFSGRHMGTTAEVVASRYSVSREEQDAFAVESQRRASTDAARAAFAEEIVPVTTGGKRPIEVSIDEHPRPGTTLEALAGLRPAFEKEGSVTAGNSSGINDGAAATVLLREDDVRERGLSGLATLEAVATAGVDPEIMGYAPVIALQRLWEQTGLTPADIDVIELNEAFAAQAVAVIRDAGLDPEKVNPYGGAIALGHPVGATGAILTVRAALDLQRRDLEYAVVTMCIGGGQALAALLRRV is encoded by the coding sequence ATGGCCGAACCGCGGATCGTCATCGTCTCGGGCGCCCGCACGCCGATCGGGTCTTTCGGCGGATCGCTGTCGGGCGTCGACGCGTACGAGCTCGGCGCGGTGGCGGTCGAGGCGGCGCTGGCGCGCGCCGGCGTCTCGCAGGACGACGTCGACGAGGTCGTCATGGGCTGCATCGCCCAGAACGGCCCCGACGCGTACAACGCCCGCCGCGTCGCGCTCGCCGCGGGCCTGCCGACGCGTGTCCCCGCCTTCACGGTCAACCGCCTGTGCGGCTCGGGCCTGCAGGCGATCTGGTCGGCGGCGCAGGAGCTCCGCTGGGGCGGCATCGACGTCGCCGTCGCGGGCGGCGACGAGAGCATGTCGCGCACGCCCTTCCTCGATTACGGCGCCCGCGGCGGCTTCGACGAGCTCAGCCGCCGGAGGCTCGGCGACCGCACCCTGCTCGACGGCACGCTCGCGATCCTCACCGACCCCTTCAGCGGCCGGCACATGGGCACGACGGCCGAGGTCGTGGCATCCCGGTACTCCGTCTCGCGCGAGGAACAGGATGCCTTCGCGGTGGAGAGTCAGCGGCGGGCGTCGACGGATGCCGCCCGCGCGGCCTTCGCGGAAGAGATCGTGCCGGTGACGACCGGCGGAAAGCGGCCGATCGAGGTCTCGATCGATGAGCACCCGCGCCCCGGCACGACCCTCGAGGCGCTGGCGGGATTGCGCCCCGCGTTCGAGAAGGAGGGGTCGGTGACGGCCGGCAACTCCTCGGGCATCAACGACGGCGCGGCCGCGACCGTGCTGCTGCGCGAAGACGATGTGCGCGAGCGCGGATTGTCGGGACTTGCGACGCTCGAGGCCGTCGCCACCGCGGGCGTCGACCCGGAGATCATGGGGTACGCCCCGGTCATCGCGCTGCAGCGTCTGTGGGAGCAGACCGGGCTCACGCCGGCCGACATCGACGTGATCGAGCTGAACGAGGCGTTCGCCGCCCAGGCGGTCGCGGTGATCCGCGATGCGGGTCTCGACCCCGAGAAGGTGAACCCCTACGGCGGGGCGATCGCCCTCGGACACCCGGTCGGTGCGACCGGAGCGATCCTCACCGTGCGCGCTGCACTCGACCTGCAGCGTCGCGACCTCGAATACGCGGTGGTGACGATGTGCATCGGCGGCGGGCAGGCTCTGGCCGCGCTGCTGCGGCGCGTCTGA
- a CDS encoding FAD-dependent monooxygenase: MAYTPYSTVWVPYPWFRGRVTIMGDAAHTMTPYLGSGAAMSIEDGVVLAQELAKNESLLDAQLDFMKRRLPRVRAVHDRSIESMLEEFDSVTDETYRARIDSLRRDEPIANEYANRLLRMPY, encoded by the coding sequence GTGGCCTACACGCCCTACTCGACGGTGTGGGTGCCCTACCCCTGGTTCCGCGGCCGCGTGACGATCATGGGCGACGCCGCACACACCATGACCCCGTACCTGGGGTCGGGAGCCGCGATGAGTATCGAGGACGGCGTCGTCCTCGCCCAGGAACTCGCGAAGAACGAATCGCTCCTCGACGCCCAGCTCGATTTCATGAAGCGGCGCCTGCCGCGCGTGCGCGCTGTGCACGACCGCTCGATCGAATCGATGCTCGAGGAGTTCGACTCGGTCACCGACGAGACGTACCGCGCACGCATCGACTCCCTCCGCCGAGACGAGCCGATCGCGAACGAGTACGCGAACCGCCTTCTCCGCATGCCCTACTGA
- a CDS encoding GH39 family glycosyl hydrolase, which produces MSHIDESSAAVTAATDSAARTLVIDAGVESAFRPLNGVGGIPGPVTEHPEFPDMTPLWREAGVTVVRSFDWLSRLDTRDNPTSLFPHWDADIDDAASYNFAATDEWVQAVHDAGAEVMFTVASSIPSNKLPAQDVNRYGRVVENIVRHYSRGWANGPAKPIRIYEFGDQPDFGPLHFGGRPEEFYAMYRAFCEAAHRVDPTLTVGGPAIAFPLEAEAPYREGFLDYVRADDLPLHFFSFLWFTDGSRDPLDYRSVSRELRALLDGRGFGETDLTLSYWNYLAVPSSSAPAAEKGAFQAATAIYLQDTVIDHAFFFRADTGRDPHYGFVDPAGVGTVDGGPDERSRALALAGRALTGRRLAVTGGDESGLACAAGRDGDVVRVLVANYVAPDTALVEREEDRFTFRIPIGAQRIELGLSLPPQRAELASARVSSVTVRIHDLPWREREVFLTRRSTNGTVDGPHAVGVSDEGVVEIDLALEPQSVFLLEVEAR; this is translated from the coding sequence GTGTCGCACATCGACGAGTCGTCCGCCGCCGTCACGGCCGCCACGGACTCCGCCGCCCGAACCCTCGTGATCGACGCGGGCGTCGAGAGCGCGTTCCGTCCTCTGAACGGTGTGGGCGGCATCCCCGGTCCGGTCACCGAACACCCGGAGTTCCCCGACATGACGCCGCTGTGGCGCGAAGCGGGGGTGACGGTCGTGCGCTCCTTCGATTGGCTCTCGCGACTCGACACGCGCGACAACCCGACGAGCCTGTTCCCCCACTGGGATGCCGACATCGACGACGCCGCGAGTTACAACTTCGCCGCCACCGATGAGTGGGTGCAGGCGGTCCACGACGCCGGCGCCGAGGTCATGTTCACCGTCGCGAGCTCCATCCCCTCCAACAAACTGCCGGCGCAGGACGTCAATCGGTACGGCCGCGTCGTCGAGAACATCGTGCGCCACTACTCGCGGGGGTGGGCGAACGGGCCCGCGAAGCCCATCCGCATCTACGAGTTCGGCGATCAGCCCGACTTCGGCCCGCTGCACTTCGGCGGTCGCCCCGAGGAGTTCTACGCCATGTACCGGGCGTTCTGCGAGGCGGCGCACCGCGTCGATCCGACGCTGACGGTCGGAGGCCCCGCCATCGCGTTCCCGCTCGAAGCCGAGGCGCCGTACCGCGAGGGCTTCCTCGACTACGTGCGTGCGGACGACCTGCCGCTGCACTTCTTCTCGTTCCTCTGGTTCACCGACGGCAGCCGCGACCCCCTCGACTACCGCTCCGTCTCCCGGGAGCTGCGCGCGCTCCTCGACGGCCGGGGTTTCGGCGAGACCGACCTGACGCTGTCGTACTGGAACTACCTCGCCGTCCCGAGCAGCTCCGCTCCCGCGGCGGAGAAGGGCGCCTTCCAGGCCGCGACGGCGATCTACCTGCAGGACACCGTCATCGACCATGCCTTCTTCTTCCGCGCCGACACGGGGCGCGACCCGCATTACGGCTTCGTCGACCCGGCGGGGGTCGGCACGGTCGACGGCGGTCCCGACGAGCGGTCCCGCGCCCTCGCGCTGGCCGGACGCGCGCTCACGGGGCGTCGTCTCGCCGTCACGGGCGGGGACGAGTCGGGGCTGGCCTGCGCCGCCGGCCGCGACGGTGACGTCGTGCGCGTGCTCGTGGCGAACTACGTCGCGCCCGATACCGCGCTGGTCGAACGGGAGGAGGATCGCTTCACCTTCCGCATCCCGATCGGCGCGCAGCGCATCGAGCTGGGCCTGAGCCTGCCGCCACAGCGCGCGGAGCTCGCCTCGGCGAGGGTGTCCTCGGTCACCGTTCGCATTCACGATCTGCCCTGGCGTGAGCGCGAGGTGTTCCTCACGCGGAGGTCGACGAACGGAACCGTCGACGGTCCCCACGCGGTCGGGGTGTCGGACGAGGGCGTCGTGGAGATCGACCTCGCCCTGGAGCCTCAGTCGGTGTTCCTCCTCGAGGTCGAGGCCCGCTGA
- a CDS encoding TetR/AcrR family transcriptional regulator, producing MATRATVNGVAEPKQQRSRDSFAKVRSAVLQLLQERGTGQFSLAEVSATAGLSIGSIYGRVSSKAELLRAVQSEEFDRLDAETELRVGGAAAGHPTFDAATAAIVGAYAEILRENREVLSPFFVLGVEDVVILDRGRRSGHAGQAVFVRALLAAAAEHRVPLTAARADWAFEIFYSLTVRHLGLGVAATAGLDSAYDGGELVERLADTVHLVLCAPERTPSRARAKG from the coding sequence ATGGCCACACGGGCGACCGTCAACGGCGTGGCGGAACCCAAGCAGCAGCGCAGTCGTGACTCGTTCGCCAAGGTGCGCTCCGCCGTCCTGCAGCTTCTGCAGGAACGCGGCACGGGCCAGTTCTCGCTCGCGGAGGTCAGTGCCACGGCCGGCCTGTCCATCGGCTCCATCTACGGCCGGGTCTCGAGCAAGGCGGAGTTGCTCCGCGCCGTGCAGAGCGAGGAGTTCGACCGCCTGGATGCCGAGACCGAGCTCCGTGTCGGCGGCGCCGCCGCGGGTCACCCGACCTTCGACGCGGCGACCGCCGCGATCGTCGGCGCCTATGCCGAGATCCTGCGCGAGAACCGCGAAGTGCTGTCGCCGTTCTTCGTGCTGGGTGTCGAGGATGTCGTCATTCTCGACCGGGGTCGCCGCTCCGGTCATGCGGGGCAGGCGGTCTTCGTGCGGGCGCTCCTCGCCGCGGCGGCCGAGCACCGCGTTCCGCTCACCGCGGCGCGTGCCGACTGGGCGTTCGAGATCTTCTACAGTCTCACCGTGCGCCATCTCGGGCTGGGCGTGGCGGCGACGGCGGGCCTCGACAGTGCCTACGACGGGGGCGAGCTGGTGGAGCGCCTGGCCGACACGGTGCATCTCGTGCTGTGCGCCCCGGAGCGCACCCCATCCCGGGCGCGCGCGAAGGGCTAG